The DNA window AAAACCGTAATCAGAGGGCTTTTGATGTGATGAAAAACAGAATCTACAGAAAAGGGGCTGAAAACAGAAAGCAGGAAATGCAGGCGGATTCTTTAGGATATGTGGTTTTTAAAAATAGTGATTTTAAGAAAACTGAATACGTTAATGCTCTGAAAAGACTGGAAGATTTCGATACCATTTCGCCAAGAGAGCTGAAAGTGGAAACTTACAAGAAATACTTTAACCTTCCCAAACAGGAGTTTAAAGACAAATGGCTGAAAAAAGAAGATTTTTCTCTGTATAATTACAATCATTTCAAAGAAAAACTGAATAAAGATTCTCTGAAATCGCATCCTGAAATGGTTTTAAGAATCAATAACCTCAAAAAATTGTTTCCTGAACTTAAAAATGATGTTCCGGATGAAAAACCTTCGGATTCTTATTCTACGGTAGAAAAAATCGCAAGAATGGAAACCTTGCCTAATTTTTACCACTCTGAAGATTACGGAGTCGGAATTTATGCGAGTCTTCAGTTTTTGCAGGATAATGAAGAGGAAAAGTATTATAAAAACTGGCTCGGAAAATGTTTCGCCAAGATTTATGAAGCGAGAAAAAACTACAATTTAAATCGATATTTAGATCGTGTAGATCCCAAAAATCAAAGTGAAAGTTATCAGCAGTTCCTGAATTTTATGTGGAACCTGAGTCTCGAGGAAATTAAAAATATTGCAGATTATTATCAAACGACAGAATCCTGACCGAAGGTCAGGATTCTTATTGAGTATAAAATTTAAATTAACTCTTAATAATTCAGTCTTTCCAGACGAATTTTATTGAATTTTTCTTTTTCATTGAATTCACGCAGCAGAATATAGCCTTCTTTCGCTACATAAGGCGTTACCACATAATTATCTTTTTCTGAAATAGGAACAACTTCCTGCTTGAATTTCCCGTCAATAATCGTATTGATGAAAAGATTCCATTTTTTTTCTTTGGTTACCTGATCTTTCTGATAATCGCGGAAGAAAAAGACAACGTCTTTACCGTCATTCAGATATTGAGAAAAAAGATAATCGCTGTTTACCCACTTCGATTTTTCTTTTTCAAAAACCTGTACATCTTTCACCTTAAAATCTTTATCGGTGTTGATGTAAACCAGATCGGTGGTTTTCGGAGCATTGTATTGTCCTGCAGGTTTGAATTTCTCCGAAAGGATTCCCACACTGCCATCGCTCATAAAATACGCATCCTTCGTCTGAAGATAATAGCCGTTTTCTACGCCTCCGTCTGCGCTCAGTTTTGGAATGTGGTTGGAAAGATCCGGTTTGTAGCTGATGGTTTTCAGATCTACATTATAATTGTTTTTATCAAGAATAAATCTTGCAAAGCCTCTGTTCTCTTTGGAAATATAATTTCTTCCCAGCAAAACCACTTTATCGTCAAAAGTTTTGTCATTATCAATTCCGCTTAAAGCATCAATATTATAAATGGTTTCCGGCGAAAGTCCCGTTATCGGTTTGTTGGAAAGCTCTTTTCCGGTTTTCATATCAATCACCAGAAGAGAAAAAGTTTTATCGTCATCGTTCACCTTTCTCAGGATTCCGTAGATGCGGTTTTCGTCCTTTTCCAAAATGGTAAGATCCGAAAATATTTTTTTATCTCCGTTTGTATTGTAGCTGTATCTCCAGATCTCTTTCTTGTTATCGTCGAATTTAATCAGGCTGTTTTTATTGATGTATTTTCCGTAATCGTTGTATTCTAAAGCCAGATAACCGCCTTCCTTAATTTCTCCTACCGCAGAAACATAATTGTAGCCTTTCTCTTTCTTCTCGGCGCGGTTTTCTTTTCTTTCTTCTTTAAAAGTTTTGGGCTGTGAGATTTCTTTAAACGTTCCGTCCTCCTGATAATCGTAATACACTTTAGGCTTTACTGTATTGGTCTTAGGATCTATGACCATAGAAACCGGAGCCGCTGCATCTTTGGAAAAAGCCTGAAGATAATTGATGTCCGAAGGCTGAAGAATAATCTGCCCTTTAAAATCCACATATCCGAAATAATTGGAAACCAGAAGTCCCGCTTCAAATTCTTTATTGGCAACCGGATTCAGGTTTTTATCTAAAATAACGTATTCGAATTTCTGTTTTTTATTGTCTGTTTTCCCGTAGGAATAAATAGAAACATAGCCGTAAAGATTGTCTTTGGTATCAAACAGCGCATTCATTCCCACATTTTTACCTGAGGCTAAAGAAGCCAGATCCTGAGTCTGAGAATATGCAATTGTCTGAATAAGACCAAAAACCAAAAATGTTAATTTTTTCATGGTTAAAATTTGAATTTCAAAAATAGCAAATTCGGGGATATGTTCTTAAAAAAATAAAAGCCCTGATTTCTCAAGGCTTTCGGTCTATATTTTAGAAAGTAAATTTCTGAAACTTGTCTTTTCGTCGATAATTCTTCTTAACTCAGAAACCGGAACTCTTTCCTGCTGCATTGTGTCTCTGTCTCTTATCGTCACCGTGTGATCCGTTAAAGAGTCATGGTCGATCGTGATACAGTAAGGTGTTCCAATTGCATCCTGTCTTCTGTAACGTTTTCCGATTGCATCTTTTTCTTCGTAGAATAAGTTGAAATCATATTTCAGATCGTTGAAAATTTTCTCTGCGTATTCTGCCAAACCATCTCTTTTCATTAACGGAAGAATCGCTGCTTTAATGGGCGCTAAAGCCGGAGGTAAAGATAAAACCGTTCTCTCGGAACCATCTTCCAATACTTCGTCTCTTAAACAATGAGAGAATAAAGCTAAGAACAATCGGTCTAAACCAACTGAAGTTTCCACCACATACGGAACATAGTTTTCATTTCTTTCCGGATCGAAGAACTGAAGTTTTCTGCCTGAGAATTCTTCATGCGCTTTTAAATCGAAATCCGTTCTTGAGTGAATACCTTCCAGTTCTTTGAACCCGAAAGGGAAATTAAATTCAATATCTGCTGCAGCATTTGCGTAGTGAGCCAGTTTTTCATGGTCATGGAATCTGTAATTTTCGTCACCTAAACCTAAAGCCAAATGCCAGTTCAGACGCTTTTGCTTCCATTGCTCGTAGAATTCCAATTCTGTTCCCGGAGCAACGAAAAACTGCATTTCCATCTGTTCGAATTCACGCATTCTGAAGATAAACTGTCTTGCAACAATCTCATTTCTGAACGCTTTTCCGATCTGTGCAATACCGAAAGGAAGCTTATGACGGGAGGTTTTCTGAACATTCAAAAAGTTAACGAAAATTCCCTGTGCAGTTTCCGGTCTTAAATAAAGATCCATTGCAGAATCTGCGGAAGCACCTAATTTAGTCCCGAACATCAGGTTGAACTGTCTTACTTCTGTCCAGTTTTTAGAACCGGTATCAGGATCAGCAATTTCCAGCTCTTCAATTAACGCTTTTACATCAGCAAGGTCTTCATTTTCTAAAGATTTTGCCAGTCTGGAAAGGATTGCTTCCCTTTTGGCTCTGTATTCCAAAACTTTTGGATTTGTTGCCACAAACTGATCTTTATCAAAAGCGTCACCGAATCTTTTCGCTGCTTTTTCAATCTCCTTATTCTCCTTATCTTCAATTTTAGCACAGTAATCTTCCACCAAAACGTCTGCTCTGAAACGTTTCTTAGAATCCTTATTATCAATCAATGGATCGTTGAAAGCGTCTACGTGCCCCGAAGCCTTCCATGTTGTAGGGTGCATAAGGATCGCCGAATCAATACCCACAATATTTTCGTTAAGCTGTACCATCGCTTTCCACCAGTATTGCTTGATATTATTTTTTAACTCGGCTCCGTTTTGTCCATAATCATAAACTGCGGATAAACCATCGTAGATCTCACTCGAAGGGAAAATAAAACCATATTCTTTAGCGTGAGAAATCACTTTCTTGAAAACATCTTCTTGTTTTGCCATAATTTTTTAACGTCTGAAAGTGCAAAAATATGAATTTGAATCCCAATTCCATGAAATTCAATAAAAAAAGCCGTCAATAGACAGCAAATATTTACATTTTTAATTTTCAGGAGTCGGGAACCTGCTTTCACTACTCGCTTTTTTCTTTATTCAGCGTGGCGGCCCCGCCGCCACGCTGAATAAAGAAAAAGAGCTCAGACATGCCGTTCAATCAGGACTACTAAGAACAGCATAAAAAAAGCAGTTGTAAAAACTGCTCCTGTATATTTTAGAAATTGTAGGATAATCCGATGCTGTTTCCTGTGATGTCTAACCTGTAAGAAGCGGTTTTTGCCTCTCCTCCTTCCGGATTCTGGTTTTGCGTATCCACAGCTTTCTTGAGATTTTTTCCGGAACTGATTGCAAAAGGAATCCCGATTCCCACAAATCCTGCTCCGATTCCTACCAATCCCCAACCGCTTTTATCTTTTACTTCGTAAGCTACGCCATTGTGATAAGCCGTTTTGGTACGTAATATCTGTTTTGCTAATCCGAAACCGATAAAACCACCGCCAATCGCTCCGAAAATCTGAGAAACCGTACTGTTGGTGTTCGCTTTCTTCATATAGTTCAGTGCTTCAGGATTGGTAAATACCTTTTTATACTCGGAAAATTTGAATTTCTGATCCCCTTTGATGAAAAACTCTCTGTTAGACTTTCCCAACCTCAGTGAATCTGAATTCTGGGCAAAAGAAATTAATGGAAAAATACTCAGCAGTAAAGTAAATAATAGCTTTTTCATGATTAAAAATTTGCGCGAAAATAAAGATTCTCTCTTTTATCAAAAGAATTTAAAATGTTAATTTTTTTCAATATCAGAGGTATCAAATCATTTTAATTATTATTGTCTTAATTAGAGATAATTTATCGTAATTTGCTTTATCAAAATTGAATCATGAAAAAATCAGGATTATTAATTGTTATTTTTCTTTTGGTAAGCCATTTGTTTTTTGCGCAGAAAATTTCAGAGGGAAAGATCGTTACAACCTATATTACTGCTAAGACATTACAGAATAGCGCCGGAGAAAATCCTAAGCGAAGAGTAACCGTTTATCTTCCGCCGGATTATGAAAAATCCTCCAAAAGATATCCCGTTATTTATTTTTTACACGGTTTTTTCTGGAGCGACAGTTTGCTGGTGAGCAACGATAAGATCAATCATATTTTTGATCGGGCGATTTATTCAAAAAAGATAAAACCCGTTATCGTTGTTATGCCCGATGAAAGTACCGTTTTTAAAGGAAGTTTTTACGCCAATTCAAAATCTTCAGGAAACTGGTCAGATTTTACGTCTGTTGAGTTGGTCGGTTTTATTGATAAAAATTACAGAACAATAGCAAATAAAGACAGCCGCGGAATTTCAGGGCATTCCATGGGCGGAAACGGAGCGCTGAGAAATGCCATACTTCATCCCGAAGTTTTTTCTTCTGTGTATGCACTGTCCCCCGGAATTTTAGACGCCCGTTTCTTTACACTTTCAGAAATGGAACTCTATAAAAATGCTGATCAAATTAAAAACATTCAGGATGTATCCAAACCGGAAAATGCAAGGTTAAATATTGTCTTTGCCATCGCAAGAGCTTACAACGGAAATAAAAATAAAGCTCCCTTTTTTGCAGATCTTCCATTTTCTTTTGAAGGTGAAAATGTAAGGATTAATTCAGCCATTTTAGACGAAATGAACAGGAATTCCACTTCAGAACTGCCTTTTTCACAATATGAAAATCTGAAAAAATTAAAAGCCATAAAATTCGACTGGGGTAGAAACGACGAGCTGAAACACATTCCGCCAAGCTGCCTGAGTTTCAGCAAAACACTGGAAATACTCGGTATAAAACATGAAGCTGAGGAATACATAGGAACGCACGGAAGCGAAGTAAGCAAAGAAAACGGAAGAATTGAAAATCAGATGCTGCCGTTTTTTAATACACATCTTAAGTTTGAAGAATAAGCATAAAACATCTACTTTTGCCGGATGTTAGAAATTCTTTATCGCGACGAACATCTTATCGCCATCAACAAACCCAGCGGATTGTTGGTTCATAAATCTTTTTATTCGGGAGAAGCCGATACGTATGCGATTCAGGAACTGAGAAAGCAGATCGGGCAAAAAGTGTATCCTGTCCATCGTTTAGACCGGAAAACTTCGGGTGTTTTGCTGTTCACTTTAGATAAAGAAACGCTGAGAATGATGAGTACTCAGTTTGAGGAAAAACGGGTTGAAAAGAAATACATTGCCATTCTTCGAGGCTGGACAAAGGAAGAGGAAACAATTGATTATGATCTGGTTAACGAAAATGAAGTCAAACAAAACGCAGTCACTTATTATCGCCGTTTGCAGACTTCAGAGATCGATTTACCCTTTTTAAAACATCAGACTTCCAGATATTGCTTGGTGGAAGCCATCCCGGAAACGGGACGATTTCATCAACTGAGAAAACATTTTAAACACATTTTACATCCCATTTTAGGATGTCGAAAACATGGCTGTAATAAACAGAATAAATTATGGCTTCAGACATTTGACATCAATAAAATGACACTTCACGCTCATCAACTGACATTTAATCATCCTGTTTCCAACGAAAGAATCACGGTAAATGCTACAATAGATGATGATTTCAAAAGACTAGGGGATATTTTGAAATTGGATTTGAGCGCATATTCTTAACTTTTACGCTTATTATTCTGGCTCTTTCTTGTTGTTGTAAATCTATTAGAACTCATTCAAACCTCATAGGTTTTTAAAAACCTATGAGGTTTATATTTTACCAAATAACTATCAAGCTCTTTAAATTGGCTTCATCAAATCAACTCGTTGATTCCTATTTGCTCACTTTATACTAGAACATAGAAAATTGAAACTTTACGTCAAAAATTATCCATTGATTTGCCAATGAGATATTTAAATTTTATAGATACCCTTCATAATACCTTTTTCCATAAAATATCATACATTAACCGAACGTTAATTTTAAAATGAGTACTTTTGTAAAACTTTTTTTCAATGTACAAATCGCTTATTCGCCCGATTCTTTTTAAATTCGATCCTGAAGAAGTACACCATTTTACTTTTTCGATGCTTAAAAATTTTGGATTTCTTACCAAACTATTTTTTCCAAAACCTATTCAGGATAAACGTCTGGAAAGAGAAGTTTTTGGCTTGAAATTTAAAAATCCTGTTGGTTTAGCGGCAGGTTTCGATAAAAATGCAGTTTTATTTAATGAATTGGGAGATTTAGGCTTTGGATTTGTAGAAATCGGAACCGTAACACCGAAAGCTCAGGCTGGAAATCCTAAGAAAAGACTGTTTCGTTTAATAGAAGATGGCGGAATTATCAACCGAATGGGCTTCAATAACGACGGTCTGGAAGCAGCGATTGAAAAACTGAAAGGAAACAAAGGAAAAATCATCATCGGTGGAAACATCGGAAAAAATACGAATACTTCTCCCGAAAATTACACGCAGGATTATCTGGAATGTTTTGAAGGGCTTCATCCTTATGTAGATTATTTTGTGCTGAATGTAAGCTGTCCGAACGTAGGAAGCCACGCCAAACTGGAAGATGTAGAATACCTTCGTGAACTGATTACGGAAGTGAAAAAAATCAACCAGTCGAAATCTGTACAAAAACCAATTCTCCTGAAAATTGCTCCGGATCTGAACAACAATCAATTAGATGAAATTATTGAACTGATTGCAGAAACAAAGATCGACGGAATCGTGGTTTCCAATACTTCCGTGAACCGGGAAGGGCTGAAAACGTCACCCGAAGTTTTAGCAGAAATCGGAAACGGTGGTCTTAGCGGAAAACCGATTCGTGAAAGAAGCACAAAAATGATTAAATACCTTTCTGATAAAAGCAACAGAGCATTCCCAATTATTGGAGTGGGCGGGATTCATTCAGCAAAAGATGCGCTTGAAAAGCTGGATGCAGGAGCAACGTTGGTTCAGTTGTACACAGGTTTCATCTACGAAGGTCCGGAATTGATTAATGATATCAATAAGGCAATTTTGACTAGAGCAAGTCGCCTCTCTGTATAATTTGTAGAAATTTCTGAAAAATAAAAAAGAGTTCTCCTGAGCTCTTTTTTTATGATTTTAAAGGAAAAAATTCGCAATCGTGTAAATAATCAATCCCACCAAACCACCGACAATAGTTCCGTTCACACGGATGAACTGAAGATCTTTCCCTACTTCCAGCTCCAGCTTTTCGCTTAATTCTTTTCCCTGCCAGTTTCCGACGGTAGAACTGATGAGGTTTCCAAACTGATGGGTATTTTTTAGAATATATTTGTAAGCGGTAACACGAACCCAGTCGTCGATTTTTTTCTGAAAATTTTCGTCGTTTTTTAAATTCTGTGAAAATTCATTCAGATTTTTAGACAGATATTTTTTTAATGAAGATTCATCGTCCTGAAGTTCTTTCGTTAACGTATTTTTAATGGAAATCCAGATGTCGTTGGAATATTCATTCAGCTTGTCGTTTTTGAGGAGATCATTTTTAATGTTTTTAAATTCCTCTTCCCATTTCGGATCCTGTTTAAGTTCGGTGGAGAAATCATAGATTTTCTGGGTAATCAGATTTCGTATTTCGTGGTTCGGATCCTGTTCAATCTCTTTAAAAAAATCTGAAAGTCCGGTGGTAATTTTATCAGCAATTTTATTATCCACAAAAGCCGGGATAAACGTATAGCTTCCTTTTTTTACGCGGTCTTTAATCATTTCATCATTTTCAGAAATGTAATTTTTAATCTGTGAAGAAAGATTGGTAATGATTCTCTGATGGTCGTTTTTGTCTAAAAGATAATTAATTCCGTTGCCTAAAATGGCGTTCAGTTTGATAGTATCTGTCATTTCAGACACTTTGTTGCTGATAAAACGGCTTACTTCCGAATCGTCGAGTTTATTTAAAATATCCAGAACAATATCCGAAAGGTTTTTAAGCAAAACATCCTGATTCTTTTTTTTTCCGAGCCATTCTCCTACAAAATTCGAAATTTTTAACTTCTGAATATAAGGTCTGATATTTTCCGGAGAGAGAAAATTCGTTACGACAAAATTTCCCAGATTGTCTCCCAGTTTCTGTTTGCTGTTTTCAATAAGATTGGTATGCGGAATCGGTAAACCAAGCGGATGACGGAAAAGTGCTGTTACGGCAAACCAGTCAGCCAAAGCTCCTACCATCGCAGCTTCAGAAAAGGCACGAACGTAACCTATCCAATGAGAATCTATGGTTTTTTGCAACAACGTTGTCCCGATAAACAGAACGGCCATCAACACAAACAATCCTGTGGCAAAAGCTTTGTATTTTCTGAGCTGTTTTCTTTTGGCTTCATCATTCATATGCTCAAATTTAGTAAATTTGGTTGTGAATTTTTAAGGATAAATTTTGCTGTAAAAATTAGTAATTTATACTTCTGATTTCTCGGAATCATTGTTTTTACGGCTTAAATTTTGTCTCTGTTATAAAAATATTTAAAATTCTATGGAAAACCAAGCAAAAAACAATCCATACTACTCCAGAACAGACACTTCAAAACTCGATATTTCCAATGATGAGTGGAAAAAAATTCTTGCTCCGGATTTATACGCCATTGCAAGGGAAGCTTCTACAGAAAGACCTTTCACCGGAAAATACAATGAATTTGACGAATTGGGAGAATATTACTGTGCGGTGTGCGGAAACCATTTATTCCGTTCTACATCCAAATTTTCCAGCAGTTGTGGCTGGCCAAGTTTTTTTGAAGCAGATAAAGAAGGAGTGTATTACAAAAGAGATACTACCTATGGAATGGAAAGGGTAGAAGTGCTCTGTAAAAGATGCGATTCTCATCTGGGACATGTTTTTGATGATGGTCCTCAGCCAACGGGATTGCGCTACTGCATGAATTCCGTAAGTCTGGAATTTGTTGCAGATTCTGAAAAATAATCCGATTTGTATCCACGAAATCAGTAAGTTAAAGTTTCTTAAATTGCGTTAAACTTCGTGGAGTTATTACGTTTACACTAAATATGTTTTATACATTTGCTGACTCAATTGGATTTAACATAATAGTGAAATAGTGAATGAAAGCATTGTATAGCTTATTAGGTGCAGCTTACATCGTTACTACTTCATTCTATTTGTCTCCAAAAAAGGCAATCGAAAAGAATGAAATCAGTACAAAAAAAATTGTAAGATTAGCCGACACGAAATCTGAGAAATCTGCCGAAAAAGCAGTAAGTTCATCAGAAGAATTATACAGATCTATTGTTTTCGAGCAGGGACACGAACTTAATGAGGAAGTTTTTTTCAAAGCGGTAACAGGTTTTGAAAATATGAAGAAAGCAGGTTTGCTTAACGAAGATTCGCATTTACTTACGGTATGCGATTTTTCTATGTCTTCGAACACAAAAAGACTTTGGGTAATTGACATGAATGAGAAAAAAGTATTGTTTAATTCATTAGTAGCACACGGAAAAAATACAGGCGAAGAATTTGCTACGAATTTTTCTAACACGGAAAGTTCGTTGCAGAGCAGCTTAGGATTTTATATCACGGATGCAACGTATGACGGAGACAACGGTTATTCTCTTAGACTACTTGGAATGGACAAAGGATTTAATGATGCTGCTTATAGAAGAGCTATCGTTATGCACGGTGCAGATTACGTAAGCGAAGAATTTGCCGCTATGCACAAAAGAATTGGCAGAAGCTGGGGTTGTCCTGCTGTTCCGAGAGATTTAACAAAACCGATCATTAATACCATTAAAGGAAGAAATCTTCTTTTTATTTATTATCCTGATCAGAATTACCTTTCCAAATCGGAGTGGTTAAAAGCATAACAGAAAAGCAGTCGGTTTGACTGCTTTTTTTATTTCTAAATTAAAAATTTCCTGCACGTTTGTCATTCTGACAAAGGAAGAATCTATTAAATTAGTATTTTTCGTTGATTAAGAGTGGATGATACAGAATTGTTTTATCTGCTCAATCTTCCAGAGATTTATTCTAAAAAGCTTAAGAAAACTTCTTAAAAATCAACGTGGCATTGTGTCCTCCGAAACCAAAAGCATTACTTAAAGCATAATTGATATCTTTTTCTTTGGCTTCTCCAAAAACAACATTCAGGTCTTTCGGGATGTTTTCATCAATCCTGTGAAGATTGATTGTTGGCGGAATAATTCCTTTTTCAATCGCTTTGATTGAAAGAATGGCTTCCGCAGCTCCGGCAGCTCCCAGCAAATGTCCCGTCATGGATTTTGTGGCACTAATGTCAAGATTTTTACTTCCTTTAAATAATTTATTGATTCCGTTTAATTCCACCAAATCTCCCATTGGAGTAGAAGTAGCGTGAGGATTAACATAATCAATATCTCCGGTGTTGATTCCAGCTTCCTGTAAAGCCAGTTGCATCGCTTTAATGGCTCCGACTCCATCGGGATGAGGTGCTGTCATGTGATACGCATCGGCTGTCATTGCTGCTCCCACCAATTCCGCATAAATTTTTGCGCCTCTTGCTTTAGCGTGTTCATATTCCTCAAGAATTAAGGCTCCGGCTCCTTCTCCCATCACAAAGCCGTCTCGCTCTGCATCATAAGGACGACTGGCAGTGGCAAAATCATCGTTTCTTGTAGACATCGCTTTCATGATGGAGAAGCCTCCAATGGAAGCAGGGGTAATCGCAGCTTCAGAGCCGCCGCTCACAATTACTTTAGCTTTTCCTAATCTGATGTAGTTAAAGGCATCCATCAAAGCAGTATTTCCGGTTGCACATGCTGAAATCGTTGTATAATTGATTCCCTGAAGTCCGAATTTCATTGAAATCATTCCTGAAGCCATGTTGGCAATAAATTTAGGAACGAAGAAAGGATTGAATCTCGGCGTTCCGTCTCCTTTGGTAAATTCCATTACTTCACTTTCGAACGTCCACATTCCGCCCTGTCCGGTTCCCCAGATTACTCCGGTGTCGAACGGATCCATTTTTTCAAGCTCCAGTCCGGAATCTTTTAAAGCTTCCGCTGTGGAATACATCGCGTATTGGGAAAAAAGATCACTTCTTTTGATTTCGTTATGCGTTAAATGGACTTTCGGATCAAAATTTTTAACTTCACAGGCAAAATGAACTTTAAATTTTTCTGTATCGAAGTGGGTGATTTTATTGGCTCCGCTCACACCGTTGATGCTGTTGTTCCAGAATTCTTCAACATTATTTCCTAAAGGCGTTACTGCGCCAAGTCCTGTAATGACAACTCTTTTCATTTAGTTACTGATTTTGAATAAATTAGAGGTTCCTCTTGCAATAAGGCGCGTTTTATCTGCATTCCAGATTTCGCACTGTGCGTTCACAAACTGCTTTCCTCTTTTGACGATTTTAGTTTCAGCTACAATAATATCATTTTCTTTTGCTGTTGAAAAATAATCGATGCTGTTATTTATGGTGACAATAAAGTTTTTTTCATTTAAAGAGAACATAGTGGCTCCGATAACATCGTCAAAAATGGCTGCGGTAACTCCGCCGTGAAGATTTCCCATGGGATTCAGCCATTCTTCCCGTACTGTATACTGAAATTCCAATTGTCCTTCTTCTGCCGAAAGAACAACAGGATTCAGCCATTTCATAAAGGGAGAAGGAGATTCTGTAAACTCTTTTCCGATGAATGATTTTAATATTTGTAATTTATCCATATGAATTATGAGATATTTTGTTTAATTTCTTTGTCGATAACCTGTAAGATTCTGTCTAAGGCGATGTTGAGATATTTTTCGTCTTCTGTGGTTTTGGATAAAAGAATACCGCCTTCAATCATCATGATGAATAAGGATGCAAATTCCTCCGCATTAATTTCAGGCTTAAATTCTCCGTTTTTTTGTCCTTCCCCTATAGTATCTGAAATCATTTTTATCCAGTCCTGAAAAGAATGACGGACCTTTTTTCTTAATTCCGGAAAGGAATCATTACATTCTGTGGCAGCATTCATTAAAGGACAACCCCCGTGCTGAAAGACAACTTTCCAGTTTTTTCTGTAAAATGCGATAAAAGCATATAATTTTGAAGTCATGGTAGGATATTCTTCACCAAATGACCTTTGCAGATTTTTCTTCAGAAGACCTGCGTTAAACTGATATACTTTTAGAGCTACTTCATCCCTGTTTTCGAAATTTCCGTAAATACTTCCTTTGGTTAAACCCGTCGCTTGTGTAATGTCGGAAAGTGATGTGGAATTATACCCTTTGGTATTAAACAAAGCTGCGGTTTTCTCGATGATGAATTGTTTTGTCTTTTCTGCTTTTGACATTTTTCTGCTGAATTGATGCAAATATATAAAAAATATACCGATTGGTATATTTTGTAATGAGATTAAATATATCCATCTATATCAAACCATTAAATTTCCTATAAAAAGGTTAGATTAACCTGATTTCGGGATAAGTCTTCTTAACCGCAAGGTTAAACAAAGAGATTCAATTATCAGGAATTCAGCTTTTAAGATATACAAAGGCGTAAAATTGATCAAAGTAATA is part of the Chryseobacterium indicum genome and encodes:
- a CDS encoding M48 family metalloprotease, whose amino-acid sequence is MKKLISLFLIHFIITIFGQMYKPLDTADYVQRKEFLKNFTANTESLSKKSRSDYPGKTGNELSKIYKEFDKEFEKKVKEKDFAFNSVFDAKVKNLIERLRKNNSQIPQNLKILIAKDNTPNAYCFADGTFVINMGLFNWLNNDDQLAAVISHELGHKISEHTLKTFLSMIEQDKMDKMVVQDIKSTKENRNQRAFDVMKNRIYRKGAENRKQEMQADSLGYVVFKNSDFKKTEYVNALKRLEDFDTISPRELKVETYKKYFNLPKQEFKDKWLKKEDFSLYNYNHFKEKLNKDSLKSHPEMVLRINNLKKLFPELKNDVPDEKPSDSYSTVEKIARMETLPNFYHSEDYGVGIYASLQFLQDNEEEKYYKNWLGKCFAKIYEARKNYNLNRYLDRVDPKNQSESYQQFLNFMWNLSLEEIKNIADYYQTTES
- a CDS encoding quinone-dependent dihydroorotate dehydrogenase yields the protein MYKSLIRPILFKFDPEEVHHFTFSMLKNFGFLTKLFFPKPIQDKRLEREVFGLKFKNPVGLAAGFDKNAVLFNELGDLGFGFVEIGTVTPKAQAGNPKKRLFRLIEDGGIINRMGFNNDGLEAAIEKLKGNKGKIIIGGNIGKNTNTSPENYTQDYLECFEGLHPYVDYFVLNVSCPNVGSHAKLEDVEYLRELITEVKKINQSKSVQKPILLKIAPDLNNNQLDEIIELIAETKIDGIVVSNTSVNREGLKTSPEVLAEIGNGGLSGKPIRERSTKMIKYLSDKSNRAFPIIGVGGIHSAKDALEKLDAGATLVQLYTGFIYEGPELINDINKAILTRASRLSV
- a CDS encoding glycine--tRNA ligase; the encoded protein is MAKQEDVFKKVISHAKEYGFIFPSSEIYDGLSAVYDYGQNGAELKNNIKQYWWKAMVQLNENIVGIDSAILMHPTTWKASGHVDAFNDPLIDNKDSKKRFRADVLVEDYCAKIEDKENKEIEKAAKRFGDAFDKDQFVATNPKVLEYRAKREAILSRLAKSLENEDLADVKALIEELEIADPDTGSKNWTEVRQFNLMFGTKLGASADSAMDLYLRPETAQGIFVNFLNVQKTSRHKLPFGIAQIGKAFRNEIVARQFIFRMREFEQMEMQFFVAPGTELEFYEQWKQKRLNWHLALGLGDENYRFHDHEKLAHYANAAADIEFNFPFGFKELEGIHSRTDFDLKAHEEFSGRKLQFFDPERNENYVPYVVETSVGLDRLFLALFSHCLRDEVLEDGSERTVLSLPPALAPIKAAILPLMKRDGLAEYAEKIFNDLKYDFNLFYEEKDAIGKRYRRQDAIGTPYCITIDHDSLTDHTVTIRDRDTMQQERVPVSELRRIIDEKTSFRNLLSKI
- a CDS encoding pseudouridine synthase — protein: MLEILYRDEHLIAINKPSGLLVHKSFYSGEADTYAIQELRKQIGQKVYPVHRLDRKTSGVLLFTLDKETLRMMSTQFEEKRVEKKYIAILRGWTKEEETIDYDLVNENEVKQNAVTYYRRLQTSEIDLPFLKHQTSRYCLVEAIPETGRFHQLRKHFKHILHPILGCRKHGCNKQNKLWLQTFDINKMTLHAHQLTFNHPVSNERITVNATIDDDFKRLGDILKLDLSAYS
- a CDS encoding DUF445 domain-containing protein, with the translated sequence MNDEAKRKQLRKYKAFATGLFVLMAVLFIGTTLLQKTIDSHWIGYVRAFSEAAMVGALADWFAVTALFRHPLGLPIPHTNLIENSKQKLGDNLGNFVVTNFLSPENIRPYIQKLKISNFVGEWLGKKKNQDVLLKNLSDIVLDILNKLDDSEVSRFISNKVSEMTDTIKLNAILGNGINYLLDKNDHQRIITNLSSQIKNYISENDEMIKDRVKKGSYTFIPAFVDNKIADKITTGLSDFFKEIEQDPNHEIRNLITQKIYDFSTELKQDPKWEEEFKNIKNDLLKNDKLNEYSNDIWISIKNTLTKELQDDESSLKKYLSKNLNEFSQNLKNDENFQKKIDDWVRVTAYKYILKNTHQFGNLISSTVGNWQGKELSEKLELEVGKDLQFIRVNGTIVGGLVGLIIYTIANFFL
- a CDS encoding alpha/beta hydrolase, producing the protein MKKSGLLIVIFLLVSHLFFAQKISEGKIVTTYITAKTLQNSAGENPKRRVTVYLPPDYEKSSKRYPVIYFLHGFFWSDSLLVSNDKINHIFDRAIYSKKIKPVIVVMPDESTVFKGSFYANSKSSGNWSDFTSVELVGFIDKNYRTIANKDSRGISGHSMGGNGALRNAILHPEVFSSVYALSPGILDARFFTLSEMELYKNADQIKNIQDVSKPENARLNIVFAIARAYNGNKNKAPFFADLPFSFEGENVRINSAILDEMNRNSTSELPFSQYENLKKLKAIKFDWGRNDELKHIPPSCLSFSKTLEILGIKHEAEEYIGTHGSEVSKENGRIENQMLPFFNTHLKFEE